A region of the Pseudomonadota bacterium genome:
CTCACAAGGAAGGCCGCAACTGGCTTTCATCAAAAGAGGCGCTCAGGAGGTACCTGGATGGGAGGGAAAGAAAAAGGAAATAATCCAACAATGCATTCTGCCTCTATGCCTTCCTGAAAAAAGTTGTCTGCCCGCTCATGGCAAGAAGAATGGGCTGGCAGGGCAGGTGCTGGTTTCTTTTGTTGTTTGTGAAGACGGTTCGATCATTGATATAAAAATACTTGAAAGCTCCGGATATTCCCTGCTTGATACAAATGCCATAAAAATTGTTCAAAAGGTTTCCAAAATAAATCTTTAGTTGTGTTGAAATAAGATTCGTTACGTATAGTTGGCATAAATTTAAACCTGAAAAGTAGTATTTTTTAACTAAATTACAGGGGTTAGCGAAACAGAATAACTAGAACAGGTCAATAATGCCTGAGAACCCCTTTAATATCCGATAGCAGGGTAAAAGTGCCTGCCAATCATATGGTTGCTCCACTGATACGTTGGCTCGTGTTTGCCTATTGAGTGAACTGCCGGGTGAAATAGGATAA
Encoded here:
- a CDS encoding energy transducer TonB is translated as MLVSFVVCEDGSIIDIKILESSGYSLLDTNAIKIVQKVSKINL